One region of Paenibacillus antri genomic DNA includes:
- a CDS encoding carboxypeptidase regulatory-like domain-containing protein — translation MALRSIWSRMARVLAVCLALSSITPSWAANEALAAGRGNELTPVTVQVTDSDGAPLPSASVLVRAKGGRDESVWGVTDAQGSWNASLKNGAYDVAVQHEGGFAAYKNIGVGKGTPVVALQAEKAAVFTGKLTEANGEAAAGALVSFRTNPAFLTATQADGSFRVYVLPERTYHLSVDARWEGVPFAGEAPSGLDEENADGDGWYRLLTPLHAPQAGESYDLGTIDLADLKPHSGNGGGSDGGGGETPDVTPPAVPEGLEATASSDRIELQWQAVGDADLSGYRVYTSMNGGQDWDTGVAAGTATAYTVTEVTQGLAYTFAVTAVDRSGNESAKSGVVTAVPLEVPDTVPPAVPAGLTATVEAAHALLAWSAVEDDALVGYNLYRSLDGGLSWHALLSAFAGTSYTVSDLTPGVLYQFAVSAVDAAGNESAKSEAVAVLVPPSTDPTDPGDVAPEIPVDGSGTFASNNSFLFEGPQPIQIGVVPGAIEPERMSVLRGRALDDQGAPLAGVAISVLGYEELGRTLTRADGGFDLAVNGGGTVTVQYEKDGYMSIQRKTMAPWADFATLPDVAMKRYDAKATAVSLEEGTTEMQVAQGSPVTDADGTRQATLLIPEGTTAYMKLADGTTAPLPSMNVRATEYTVGENGLQAMPGELPTFVGYTYAVELSADEAVAAGATEVRFNQPLYAYVDNFLGFPVGEIVPSGYYDREAGAWVASPNGKVVAIVGVEGGMASVDTDGDGAADAEDRLAALGLTTAEREKLAGLYSAGQSFWRVPIEHFTPWDFNWPYGPPSDAVNPPNRGPNSNNPNVNDPCKKSGSVIGCQEQTLGEAVPIAGTNMTLNYYSRRSEGYKSKSTLSVPVVAGPLPASVIAASVSVEVAGKKTSTFVPLSQSLYTFVWDGMDAYDRQLTGSYPYTVTVQYHYRPVYYAARSSFESSFGQVSGGSGGSRSVIGIGRTSTTIATQRTWHGLIESPVDPYEHAGIEGWSLSPHHQYDGETGMISFGTGFTEYREGALSAREAFIRGTPEAPALGIPTDSKTTIPTDLAVGPSGDLYVGTYRNTGLPYPNHVEQVVWRVKPNGEAEEAAAMRGQLTLSSLVVDANETLYATSWGTYRIWKKAETDPAWVPIAGTGVPGSEYEDFPEGVPALEVNLRDPKNLEIAADGSIFFTDSARLYRIGSDGILTAFGVRGYTSPTYAGVDSGPVTKENVGIVDDIELAPDGSLYMLDRGGCSGIYCSYTRIRKMTVEGNIEHVAGNVRPTLEQFYDGIPAKDATFRVDGPRMEIDRAGNIYFLTLSNSDDRRLFRVTPEHIIQEVTPDILSSMKRRAKEEGRWSSGNVPIRLMGIGPKGDLLLQVQHTIGPDAFYLYKLEPNGKTEIADESGLQLFRFDPATGRHVDTVNTLTGNTIYALSYDEEGRLTALTDRNQNQVRIERDEAGVPTAIVAPGGQRTTLTVEQGRLTKITNPAGEAYEMAYNGAGLLEKFIDPNKEVRTYGYDDSGYLASAENPLAGVSTLVRESLPNGYKVTYTQPGDLKTSYAVTRETGALKRVSTDPSGAVTTSVVTDAGVETIQYPDGTQATKTLAPDPRWGDAAPVAANVTYVTPQGRRWTLAENRVVTLAERGNPLSVKTYQTTYTMTQTSGGKTTTATSTAVYDAAEKKFTETSAEGSVLYTYLDEKDRVAKVEESDPLVAPIIYSYDEFGRLFRAEQGDQFVQNTYDAKHRIEEVIDAGGQKKRYTYDDADRIVSIALPGGQTVGKGYDDSGNMTSITMPDQTTYMQTFNGLNQFSGFAPAGRTGGLTVEYTSSGKFDKTTLAGGREVDYVYDATGRINGLNDADIARTFTYKGATDLVSRIATSVTGRTAGNQAIDYQYDGSDVTGMTLSGAANGSFAYTYDGYSNLTGIRMTAGGVSNQTMAIAYDKDLNRTQFGPFAFQRTGPGKRIGAVTDGKMNIGVSYDDKGRIEEVVHTLNGVVVQRSEHIFDKRGFVTDKTVTTSKGVETYSYKYDGDGQLTEVAKVGTDGATSVESYDYVDNRNRILRSVTGSDAEIATYGDYDVLEQAGGTAYSFDVDGYLTNRGSDTFQYGARGELLTATVTGAVYEYHYDALGRRVARVSGGEKTQYLYGNPEAPHSLTATIDPNGAVTTYFYDEQGLLIAFERGGVRYYVITDAVGTPERVLAGDGTVLKELEYDSFGVLTSDSNPSFPLAIGFAGGIADEGTKLVRFGFRDYDPASGRWTARDPILFDANQANLYAYVNNNPVLLRDPCGLFCIGGSAYSGLGGGGKVCITDEGVSACAEVGLGVGGGLEINPFEDLSNTELVAEATGKASWGPASISAGYKVTSAFNGDCMAVSPLAKVELGPLGYDFMSPSESSLALEAGHFETDAKDWKNLFKSSGAKAEAALKAKGCAQYKW, via the coding sequence GTGGCTTTACGATCGATTTGGAGTAGGATGGCAAGGGTTCTGGCTGTTTGTTTGGCGCTGTCCTCGATTACGCCCTCTTGGGCGGCGAACGAGGCGTTAGCGGCCGGCAGGGGGAACGAGCTTACCCCGGTAACGGTGCAGGTTACGGATTCGGACGGCGCGCCGCTGCCTTCCGCTTCCGTGTTGGTACGCGCGAAGGGGGGGCGAGACGAATCCGTCTGGGGCGTAACGGATGCCCAGGGGAGCTGGAACGCGTCGCTGAAGAACGGCGCTTACGATGTTGCGGTCCAGCATGAAGGCGGCTTCGCGGCGTATAAGAACATCGGGGTCGGCAAGGGCACCCCGGTCGTTGCGCTGCAGGCGGAGAAGGCCGCGGTCTTTACAGGAAAGCTGACGGAAGCGAACGGCGAGGCGGCGGCGGGAGCGTTGGTTTCGTTCCGGACGAACCCGGCTTTCCTTACCGCGACGCAAGCGGACGGATCGTTCCGGGTTTATGTGCTTCCGGAACGTACTTACCACTTGTCGGTGGATGCGAGATGGGAAGGGGTGCCGTTCGCGGGAGAGGCGCCGTCGGGGCTCGACGAAGAGAACGCGGACGGGGACGGCTGGTACCGGCTGTTGACCCCGCTGCACGCGCCGCAAGCCGGAGAAAGCTATGATTTGGGCACGATCGATCTTGCCGACTTGAAGCCGCATTCCGGAAACGGCGGCGGTTCGGACGGCGGCGGCGGGGAGACGCCCGACGTCACGCCGCCGGCGGTCCCGGAAGGGCTTGAAGCGACCGCTTCTTCGGACCGGATCGAGCTGCAGTGGCAGGCCGTAGGGGATGCGGACCTAAGCGGTTATCGAGTATATACCTCTATGAACGGCGGTCAGGACTGGGATACGGGGGTTGCCGCGGGGACGGCGACCGCCTATACCGTTACGGAGGTAACGCAAGGATTGGCGTATACCTTCGCCGTAACGGCCGTGGACCGGAGCGGGAACGAATCGGCGAAGTCGGGAGTCGTTACGGCGGTGCCGCTCGAGGTGCCGGACACCGTTCCGCCGGCGGTCCCTGCAGGGCTGACCGCGACCGTGGAAGCGGCCCATGCGCTGCTTGCGTGGAGCGCCGTCGAGGACGATGCTCTTGTGGGATACAATTTGTATCGGTCTTTAGACGGCGGTCTATCGTGGCATGCGCTTCTAAGCGCATTCGCGGGAACCTCGTACACGGTTTCGGACCTGACGCCGGGCGTCCTCTATCAATTCGCCGTATCGGCCGTCGATGCGGCGGGGAACGAATCGGCGAAGTCCGAAGCGGTCGCGGTGCTGGTGCCCCCGTCGACGGATCCTACGGATCCCGGCGACGTCGCGCCGGAAATTCCGGTCGACGGGTCCGGGACGTTCGCTTCGAACAACTCGTTCCTCTTCGAGGGTCCCCAGCCGATTCAGATCGGCGTCGTTCCGGGCGCGATCGAGCCGGAGCGGATGTCCGTGCTTCGCGGCCGGGCGCTGGACGATCAAGGCGCGCCGCTTGCCGGAGTCGCAATCTCCGTATTGGGTTACGAAGAGCTGGGTCGAACCCTGACCCGCGCGGACGGCGGCTTCGATCTGGCGGTGAACGGCGGCGGAACCGTAACGGTCCAATACGAGAAAGACGGGTACATGTCGATTCAGCGCAAGACGATGGCGCCGTGGGCGGATTTCGCGACGCTGCCGGACGTCGCGATGAAGCGGTACGACGCGAAAGCGACCGCCGTCTCCCTGGAAGAAGGAACGACCGAGATGCAGGTCGCCCAAGGGAGCCCGGTGACCGATGCGGACGGCACCCGGCAAGCGACGCTGCTCATTCCGGAAGGAACGACGGCCTATATGAAGCTGGCGGACGGGACGACCGCTCCCCTGCCGAGCATGAACGTGCGCGCGACGGAATACACCGTCGGCGAGAACGGCCTTCAGGCGATGCCCGGCGAGCTGCCGACGTTCGTGGGCTACACCTACGCCGTAGAGCTGTCGGCCGACGAAGCGGTGGCGGCGGGCGCGACGGAGGTTCGCTTCAATCAGCCTCTGTATGCGTATGTCGATAATTTCCTGGGCTTCCCAGTCGGAGAGATCGTCCCTTCCGGGTACTATGACCGGGAAGCGGGCGCGTGGGTCGCTTCGCCGAACGGCAAAGTCGTTGCGATCGTCGGCGTAGAGGGCGGCATGGCTTCCGTGGATACGGACGGGGACGGCGCGGCGGATGCGGAGGACCGGCTGGCGGCACTCGGGCTGACGACGGCGGAGAGGGAGAAGCTCGCAGGACTGTATTCGGCAGGGCAAAGCTTCTGGCGCGTGCCGATCGAGCACTTTACCCCGTGGGATTTCAACTGGCCTTACGGTCCTCCTTCCGATGCGGTGAATCCGCCGAATCGGGGGCCGAATTCCAATAACCCGAACGTGAACGATCCGTGCAAGAAATCCGGCTCCGTCATCGGATGTCAGGAGCAAACGCTCGGAGAGGCGGTTCCGATCGCGGGAACCAACATGACGCTGAACTATTACAGCCGGCGATCCGAAGGGTATAAGAGCAAGTCGACGCTATCCGTTCCGGTGGTCGCCGGTCCGCTGCCGGCGTCCGTGATCGCCGCAAGCGTCTCGGTCGAGGTCGCCGGGAAGAAGACGTCGACGTTCGTCCCGCTTTCGCAATCTTTGTATACCTTCGTCTGGGACGGGATGGACGCTTACGATCGACAGCTGACGGGATCATACCCTTATACGGTCACTGTCCAGTATCATTACCGACCGGTGTATTACGCGGCGAGAAGCTCGTTCGAGAGCAGCTTCGGGCAGGTGTCCGGCGGTTCCGGCGGGTCGAGGAGCGTCATCGGCATCGGACGTACGTCGACGACGATCGCGACGCAGAGGACATGGCACGGACTGATCGAGAGTCCGGTGGATCCGTATGAGCATGCCGGGATCGAAGGCTGGAGCCTGAGCCCGCACCACCAGTACGACGGGGAAACCGGCATGATTTCCTTCGGCACCGGCTTTACGGAGTACCGGGAAGGCGCGCTGAGCGCTCGGGAAGCGTTTATCCGCGGGACGCCGGAAGCGCCGGCCTTGGGCATCCCGACCGACAGCAAGACGACGATTCCGACCGATCTGGCCGTAGGGCCGAGCGGGGACTTGTATGTCGGCACCTACCGGAACACGGGACTGCCGTATCCGAACCATGTGGAACAGGTCGTATGGAGAGTGAAACCGAACGGCGAAGCCGAGGAAGCGGCCGCCATGAGAGGGCAATTGACGCTGTCTTCCCTCGTCGTCGACGCGAACGAGACGCTCTACGCGACGAGCTGGGGAACGTACCGGATTTGGAAGAAGGCGGAAACCGACCCGGCATGGGTACCGATCGCCGGCACCGGCGTTCCCGGATCGGAGTACGAGGATTTCCCCGAGGGCGTCCCGGCGCTTGAAGTGAATCTGAGGGATCCGAAGAATCTGGAGATCGCCGCGGACGGAAGCATCTTCTTCACGGACAGCGCGCGGCTGTACCGAATCGGTTCGGACGGCATCCTGACCGCCTTCGGCGTAAGAGGCTACACTTCGCCGACCTACGCCGGCGTGGACAGCGGCCCGGTCACGAAGGAGAACGTCGGCATCGTCGACGACATCGAGCTCGCGCCGGACGGGAGCTTGTATATGCTGGACCGGGGCGGATGCTCAGGCATCTACTGTTCGTATACCCGCATTCGAAAGATGACGGTCGAGGGAAATATCGAGCATGTGGCGGGGAACGTCCGGCCGACCCTGGAACAATTCTACGACGGGATTCCGGCGAAGGACGCTACCTTCCGTGTGGATGGACCCCGCATGGAGATCGACCGCGCCGGGAACATCTACTTCCTGACGCTGAGCAATTCGGACGACCGCAGGCTGTTCCGCGTTACGCCGGAGCACATCATCCAGGAGGTCACTCCGGATATCCTCTCCTCGATGAAGCGGCGGGCGAAGGAGGAAGGAAGATGGAGCAGCGGCAACGTTCCGATCCGCTTGATGGGCATCGGTCCGAAGGGAGATTTGCTCCTGCAGGTGCAGCACACGATCGGACCCGACGCGTTCTATCTCTATAAATTGGAACCGAATGGAAAAACCGAAATCGCGGACGAGAGCGGGCTGCAGTTGTTCCGCTTCGATCCCGCGACCGGGCGGCACGTGGATACGGTGAATACGCTGACCGGAAATACCATCTACGCATTGAGCTACGATGAGGAAGGAAGGTTGACGGCGCTGACGGACCGCAACCAAAATCAGGTGCGGATCGAACGCGACGAGGCCGGCGTGCCTACGGCCATCGTGGCGCCCGGAGGACAGCGTACGACGTTGACGGTCGAGCAGGGTCGGCTGACGAAAATTACGAATCCGGCGGGGGAAGCGTACGAAATGGCGTACAACGGCGCCGGGCTGCTGGAGAAGTTCATCGACCCGAATAAAGAGGTGCGTACCTACGGGTACGACGATTCCGGCTATCTCGCATCGGCGGAGAACCCGCTGGCGGGCGTCTCGACGCTCGTGCGGGAGAGCCTGCCGAACGGATATAAAGTGACGTACACGCAGCCGGGAGATCTGAAGACCTCGTACGCGGTCACGCGCGAAACCGGGGCGTTGAAGCGGGTCAGCACGGATCCGTCCGGAGCGGTGACCACCTCCGTAGTCACGGATGCGGGCGTCGAGACGATTCAGTATCCCGACGGGACGCAGGCGACCAAGACGCTTGCGCCCGACCCGAGATGGGGAGACGCCGCGCCGGTCGCCGCGAACGTCACCTACGTGACTCCGCAAGGACGCCGTTGGACGTTAGCGGAAAATCGAGTCGTTACGTTAGCGGAACGCGGGAACCCGCTCAGCGTGAAGACGTACCAAACGACGTATACGATGACGCAGACGTCCGGCGGGAAGACGACGACGGCGACGTCGACCGCGGTTTACGACGCGGCCGAGAAGAAGTTTACCGAAACGAGCGCCGAAGGTAGCGTGTTGTATACGTATCTGGATGAGAAAGACCGCGTAGCGAAAGTGGAAGAGTCCGATCCGCTCGTGGCGCCGATCATCTACTCCTATGACGAGTTCGGACGGTTATTCCGCGCGGAGCAAGGCGATCAATTCGTGCAAAACACGTATGACGCCAAGCATCGGATCGAAGAAGTTATCGATGCGGGCGGGCAGAAGAAACGCTACACGTACGACGACGCGGACCGCATCGTATCGATCGCGCTGCCGGGCGGCCAGACCGTAGGCAAAGGATACGACGATTCCGGCAATATGACGTCCATTACGATGCCGGATCAGACGACGTATATGCAAACCTTCAACGGCCTGAACCAGTTCAGCGGCTTCGCGCCTGCCGGTCGGACCGGAGGACTTACGGTCGAATATACGAGCTCCGGCAAGTTCGACAAGACGACGCTGGCCGGTGGAAGGGAAGTGGACTACGTCTACGACGCTACCGGACGGATCAACGGCTTGAACGATGCCGACATCGCGCGTACGTTCACGTATAAGGGAGCGACCGATCTCGTGAGCCGGATCGCGACGAGCGTTACCGGACGCACGGCCGGCAACCAGGCGATCGATTACCAGTACGACGGTTCCGATGTGACGGGAATGACGTTATCCGGGGCGGCGAACGGAAGCTTCGCTTACACGTACGACGGTTACTCCAATCTGACGGGCATTCGGATGACGGCCGGCGGCGTAAGCAATCAGACGATGGCGATCGCGTACGATAAAGACTTGAATCGGACGCAGTTCGGTCCGTTCGCCTTCCAACGGACGGGGCCGGGCAAGCGGATCGGCGCCGTCACGGACGGCAAGATGAATATCGGCGTCTCCTACGACGATAAGGGCCGGATCGAAGAAGTCGTCCATACGTTGAACGGCGTCGTCGTCCAGAGGTCGGAGCACATTTTCGACAAGCGCGGGTTCGTGACCGACAAGACGGTTACGACATCGAAGGGCGTGGAGACGTACAGCTACAAGTACGATGGGGACGGTCAACTGACGGAAGTCGCGAAAGTCGGGACGGACGGGGCGACGTCGGTCGAAAGTTACGATTATGTCGATAACCGGAACCGTATCCTTCGCTCGGTGACCGGCTCCGATGCCGAGATCGCGACATATGGGGATTATGATGTGCTGGAGCAGGCCGGCGGAACGGCGTATTCGTTCGATGTCGACGGATACCTGACGAATCGGGGGTCGGATACGTTCCAGTACGGGGCTAGAGGGGAACTGCTGACGGCCACCGTGACGGGAGCGGTATACGAGTACCACTACGACGCTCTCGGAAGAAGAGTCGCGCGGGTGTCCGGCGGGGAGAAGACGCAATACCTGTACGGCAATCCGGAAGCGCCGCACAGCTTGACGGCGACCATCGACCCGAATGGGGCGGTAACGACGTATTTCTATGACGAGCAGGGCTTGCTGATCGCGTTCGAAAGAGGCGGCGTCCGCTATTACGTCATCACGGATGCGGTCGGTACGCCGGAGCGGGTGCTCGCCGGCGACGGCACCGTCCTGAAGGAGCTGGAGTATGACAGTTTCGGCGTCCTGACGTCCGACTCGAATCCTTCGTTCCCGCTGGCGATCGGCTTTGCGGGAGGCATCGCGGACGAGGGGACGAAGCTGGTCCGATTCGGCTTCCGGGACTACGATCCGGCATCGGGCCGTTGGACGGCCCGCGACCCGATTCTCTTCGACGCAAACCAAGCAAACCTGTATGCCTACGTAAACAATAATCCTGTGCTGCTCCGCGATCCGTGCGGGTTGTTCTGCATAGGCGGCAGCGCCTATTCCGGCCTTGGCGGCGGCGGCAAGGTGTGCATCACGGACGAGGGAGTTTCCGCCTGCGCCGAAGTCGGCCTCGGCGTCGGCGGCGGATTGGAAATCAATCCGTTCGAGGATTTGTCCAACACCGAGCTCGTCGCGGAGGCGACCGGCAAGGCGTCATGGGGGCCTGCCTCCATCTCGGCCGGCTACAAGGTGACCAGCGCGTTCAACGGCGATTGCATGGCGGTGAGCCCCCTCGCGAAGGTGGAGCTCGGACCGCTCGGGTACGACTTCATGAGCCCGTCCGAATCGTCCTTGGCGTTGGAAGCCGGACATTTCGAGACGGATGCGAAGGATTGGAAGAACCTCTTTAAATCCTCCGGGGCGAAGGCGGAAGCGGCCTTGAAAGCGAAGGGCTGCGCGCAGTACAAGTGGTAA
- a CDS encoding winged helix-turn-helix domain-containing protein has protein sequence MGVLLEPTARAGGHRRAAVRHIGNLRGKVEDDPANPRWIVTVRGFGYKLMRE, from the coding sequence GTGGGCGTTCTACTGGAGCCGACTGCTCGAGCCGGAGGACATCGCCGCGCAGCTGTACGACATATCGGCAATCTCCGCGGGAAGGTCGAGGACGATCCGGCGAATCCGAGATGGATCGTCACCGTGCGAGGCTTCGGATATAAGCTGATGCGGGAGTAA
- a CDS encoding spore coat protein, which yields MHELVAFQTGQLVSFKKKLPTLQDAGLRALYAEAVAALENNLRELLAYYPKAPVPNRDEGDVEIPGAESAQLLGVLKTSVRSYAIAITETATPELRATFVKHLTAAIALHAKVFYFMLERGFYPSYNLDQLLATDVKNANMALSL from the coding sequence ATGCACGAGCTGGTCGCCTTCCAGACCGGCCAATTGGTTTCGTTCAAGAAGAAGCTGCCTACGCTCCAGGATGCCGGGCTCCGCGCCTTGTACGCGGAAGCCGTCGCCGCGTTGGAAAACAACCTGCGCGAATTGCTCGCGTACTACCCGAAGGCGCCGGTGCCGAACCGCGACGAAGGCGACGTCGAAATTCCGGGCGCCGAATCGGCGCAGCTGCTCGGCGTGCTGAAGACGTCCGTGCGCAGCTACGCGATCGCGATAACGGAGACGGCGACGCCTGAGCTTCGCGCGACGTTCGTCAAGCATCTGACCGCCGCCATCGCGCTGCATGCCAAGGTGTTCTACTTCATGCTCGAGCGCGGATTTTATCCTTCCTACAATCTCGATCAACTGCTGGCGACGGACGTCAAGAACGCCAACATGGCGTTGTCATTGTAA
- the wsfD gene encoding glycan biosynthesis hexose transferase WsfD, with translation MADRRVDVWIGATLTLTALALVYFGIMHRPVVGMADNGDFLRVMKTAGFDYASDGLTYEAKYFDYAILQYRNAPLGFGGYASTHLLFLFVAKAANALLHPGGLFHITTLGALYAACFAAAIVLIYTGLQASRATRLAVAAPLVAVYTDVAYAAYYHSFYGEPVSLIGFLLAIGCGLHAARAPERSRLWAYFAAVVLFMGAKSQNFAVGLVFSALLLALGRAAAEPRTRRLALALSAAVLLLTAAFYAAAPKELKKINLYQTVFYGVLKHSDDVPADLRELGLPAELAPLAGTNFFEAGTAIPQTSPALDALFYDRIGHLDVALYYAKHPRKLLDRFERAADDASTIRPYYLGSYSKEEGRGPGAVHLEGAWWSEGKKAHMPRSVYAALAVAALYTALLASRRVAALTGLRAHGALYGAPFIAAIAYVTPLLGDGDADLAKHLFLYNVAFDFMAVCAAGLAAACLARLAAAAAMRLYRRPSAGQVGGGRP, from the coding sequence ATGGCGGATCGACGCGTTGACGTTTGGATCGGGGCGACGCTTACGCTGACGGCGCTGGCGCTCGTTTATTTCGGCATTATGCACCGGCCGGTCGTCGGGATGGCGGACAACGGGGATTTCCTGCGCGTCATGAAGACGGCGGGCTTCGATTACGCGAGCGACGGACTGACTTATGAGGCAAAGTATTTCGACTACGCGATCCTTCAGTACCGCAACGCCCCGTTGGGCTTCGGCGGATACGCGTCGACGCATCTGCTGTTTTTGTTCGTCGCGAAGGCCGCGAACGCGCTGCTTCACCCCGGCGGGTTGTTCCATATTACGACGCTAGGGGCGCTCTATGCGGCTTGCTTCGCGGCGGCGATCGTCTTGATCTACACGGGGCTTCAAGCGAGCCGCGCGACGAGGCTGGCCGTCGCGGCGCCGCTCGTCGCCGTCTATACGGACGTCGCCTATGCGGCGTACTATCATTCGTTCTACGGCGAGCCGGTATCTTTGATCGGCTTCCTGCTCGCGATCGGCTGCGGGCTGCACGCGGCGCGAGCGCCCGAACGCTCCCGGCTCTGGGCGTATTTCGCCGCCGTCGTCCTGTTTATGGGCGCGAAGTCGCAAAACTTCGCCGTCGGCCTCGTCTTCTCCGCCTTGCTGCTCGCGCTGGGGAGGGCGGCCGCCGAACCGCGGACCCGCAGGCTTGCGCTCGCGTTATCGGCGGCGGTCCTGCTGCTGACGGCGGCGTTTTATGCGGCGGCTCCGAAGGAGCTGAAGAAGATTAACTTGTACCAAACCGTGTTCTACGGGGTGCTGAAGCATTCGGACGACGTCCCGGCCGACCTGCGGGAGCTGGGGCTGCCCGCGGAGCTCGCGCCGCTCGCCGGAACGAACTTCTTCGAAGCCGGCACGGCGATTCCGCAGACGTCGCCGGCGCTCGACGCTTTGTTTTACGACCGCATCGGCCATCTGGACGTCGCGCTGTATTACGCCAAGCATCCGCGCAAGCTGCTCGATCGGTTCGAGCGGGCGGCGGACGACGCGTCGACGATCCGCCCGTATTATCTTGGCAGCTATTCCAAGGAAGAAGGGCGGGGGCCGGGCGCCGTCCATCTGGAGGGCGCCTGGTGGAGCGAAGGGAAGAAGGCGCATATGCCCCGCAGCGTCTACGCCGCGTTGGCGGTCGCCGCCCTGTATACGGCGCTGCTCGCCAGCCGCCGGGTCGCCGCGCTGACCGGCTTGCGCGCGCACGGGGCGCTGTACGGCGCCCCGTTCATCGCCGCGATCGCATACGTCACGCCGCTGCTGGGCGACGGAGACGCGGATCTCGCGAAGCATCTGTTCTTATATAACGTCGCGTTCGACTTTATGGCGGTTTGCGCGGCGGGACTGGCGGCGGCCTGCCTCGCGCGCTTGGCGGCCGCCGCGGCGATGCGGCTGTACCGGCGGCCGAGCGCGGGGCAAGTCGGAGGCGGCCGGCCGTGA
- a CDS encoding GtrA family protein — MRGGTGGGLPRALGGRRGDAAVPAAERGASRRRPAVKTFARFLAVGVLNTVVGYGTTFAALALDAPYLAATALGTALGLAVSFAMNRRFTFRHRGSAAAAALRFGGASLACYLAAFPAARAALAGWAAGPLSPDQTAAVAGSVLYTLLHYAALRFVVFNPARSSHESL, encoded by the coding sequence TTGCGCGGCGGGACTGGCGGCGGCCTGCCTCGCGCGCTTGGCGGCCGCCGCGGCGATGCGGCTGTACCGGCGGCCGAGCGCGGGGCAAGTCGGAGGCGGCCGGCCGTGAAGACGTTCGCCCGATTCCTTGCCGTCGGCGTCCTCAACACCGTCGTCGGCTACGGCACGACGTTCGCCGCCCTCGCGCTAGACGCGCCGTATCTCGCGGCGACGGCGCTCGGCACGGCGCTCGGCCTCGCCGTCAGCTTCGCGATGAACCGCCGCTTCACGTTCCGGCATCGCGGCAGTGCGGCCGCGGCGGCGCTGCGCTTCGGCGGCGCGAGCCTCGCCTGCTACCTCGCCGCGTTCCCCGCCGCCCGCGCGGCGCTCGCCGGCTGGGCCGCAGGGCCGCTGTCGCCGGATCAGACGGCCGCCGTCGCGGGCAGCGTCCTCTACACGCTGCTGCATTACGCGGCGCTGCGCTTCGTCGTGTTCAATCCCGCCAGATCTTCCCATGAAAGCCTGTAA
- a CDS encoding GNAT family N-acetyltransferase — translation MALQFTTLAEWDSEAWRAVEPIFDEAFPPSGRKTSRMIRKIVDTDAGWLHIGAEDGEAVAMAVTGKLPELRSLLIDYVAVRSAARSRGIGRRMAEFLAEEARRLGFDGLVIEIEAEETPSNESRERFWTSLGFRRTEYVHRYRWVPETYRALYMELGGKGAAALPHDGEALFRGITGFHGKIWRD, via the coding sequence TTGGCATTGCAGTTCACGACGCTGGCGGAATGGGACTCCGAAGCATGGCGCGCGGTCGAGCCGATCTTCGACGAAGCGTTCCCGCCGTCCGGGCGGAAGACGAGCCGCATGATTCGGAAAATCGTCGATACGGACGCCGGCTGGCTGCATATCGGCGCGGAGGACGGCGAGGCCGTCGCGATGGCCGTCACCGGCAAGCTGCCGGAACTTAGAAGCCTGCTGATCGACTACGTCGCGGTGCGATCCGCCGCGCGGTCGCGGGGCATCGGACGGCGCATGGCGGAGTTCCTGGCGGAGGAGGCGCGACGGCTCGGCTTCGACGGCCTCGTCATCGAGATCGAAGCGGAAGAGACGCCTTCGAACGAAAGCCGCGAGCGGTTTTGGACGTCGCTCGGCTTCCGGCGGACGGAGTACGTGCATCGCTACCGCTGGGTTCCGGAGACGTACCGGGCGTTGTATATGGAGCTTGGGGGCAAAGGCGCGGCGGCGCTTCCCCATGACGGAGAAGCGCTGTTCCGCGGCATTACAGGCTTTCATGGGAAGATCTGGCGGGATTGA
- the nikR gene encoding nickel-responsive transcriptional regulator NikR: MKEKELVRFGVSMPQELVEQFDRVIAAQGYGNRSEAIRDLVRKELLQPDRLPPEEAVAGTVVIVYDHHVSDLSKQLTELQHDYHHDIISTMHVHLNHDQCLEIVVVKGAYGRLSRLTDAIRVLRGVAYAQLSVSHIEPAGHGHSDARAHKDR; the protein is encoded by the coding sequence ATGAAAGAGAAGGAGCTGGTCCGATTCGGCGTCTCGATGCCGCAGGAGCTCGTCGAGCAGTTCGACCGGGTCATCGCGGCGCAAGGGTACGGAAATCGGTCGGAGGCGATCCGGGACTTGGTGCGCAAGGAGCTGCTGCAGCCCGATCGGCTGCCGCCCGAGGAGGCGGTCGCCGGCACGGTCGTCATCGTGTACGACCATCACGTCTCCGATTTGTCGAAGCAGCTGACGGAGCTGCAGCACGATTATCACCACGACATTATTTCCACGATGCATGTGCATCTCAATCACGATCAATGCCTCGAAATCGTCGTCGTGAAAGGGGCCTATGGCCGGCTGAGCCGATTGACGGACGCCATTCGGGTGCTTCGCGGCGTCGCGTACGCGCAGTTGTCGGTAAGCCATATCGAACCGGCCGGGCACGGCCATTCGGATGCCCGCGCGCACAAGGATCGATAA